Genomic window (Streptomyces sp. NBC_01431):
ATCTAGCTTCCGGCGGGCCCGGAGCGGTTGCCCGGCCTCCCGTTTTCTGCCTTCTCGGGGCTAGGCGCCCTGCCCCGGCGGGTGGGCCGCGATCAGGTCGCCGAGGGCTTCCTCGTGGGCTGCGGCCGGGCCCAGGGAGAGCTCCAGCTGTTTGGCCCAGGCGTGGTAGCGGTGCAGCGGGTAGTCGGTGTCGGCGCCGAAGCCGCCGTGCAGGTGCTGGGCGGTCTGTACGACGCGGCGTACGCCCTCGCCGGCCCAGATCTTGGCGACCGACACGTCACCCGCGGCGGGGAGCGCTCCCTGGGCGCCGGTGCTGATGCGCCAGGCGGCCTGCCAGAGGGTCGCTTCCATGGCGCGCAGGTCGATGTAGCGGTCGGCGGCCTGGACGGCGACGGCCTGGAAGGTGGCGATCGGGAAGCCGAACTGCTCGCGTTGTGCGGTGTATTGGCTGGTCATGGCGAGTACGGCGGTGCCGAGGCCGAGGGCGAGCGCGCAGGTTCCGGTGGTGAGCAGATTGCGCAGCGATTCCCATGCGCCGTCCGCGTCGATGACGGCGTGCGCGTCGATGCGTACGGCTTGGAGGTGGACCTCGGCGAAGCGTTCGCCGTTGGTGGAGGTCTGGTCGGCGAGGTTGGTTCCTGGGTGGGTGCGGGGGACCAGGGCGAGTACGGTGCGGCCGTCGATGGTGTGGGCGGGGACGGCGATGTGGTCGCAGGTGTGGGCCCAGGGGACGCCGGTCTGGGCGCCGTCGAGCACCCAGTGGTCGCCGTCCCGGCGGGCGGTGACGGCGAGTTCGGCGCCGTCGTGGCCGGTGCGGCCGTTGGCGGCGACGGTCAGCGCGAGCTCGCCTCGGCCGACGGCGGGCAGCAGTTCGCGCGCCAACTGCGGTTGCGCATACCGCTGTACGGTCATGGCGACCGCGCTGGTTTCCAGTAGCGGTACCCGGGCGAGGACCTTTGCCGATTCGCGCAGCACCAGGCACAGGGCGATCGGGTCGAGCTCCGCTCCGCCGTACTCGGCGTCGAGGACCAGGCTCAGCAGGTCCGACGCGGCGAGCTTGGCCCACAGTGCG
Coding sequences:
- a CDS encoding acyl-CoA dehydrogenase family protein encodes the protein MDFTFTEEQQAAVEAAKAVFFDVTPDTVPSPALTAGAVADDFDRALWAKLAASDLLSLVLDAEYGGAELDPIALCLVLRESAKVLARVPLLETSAVAMTVQRYAQPQLARELLPAVGRGELALTVAANGRTGHDGAELAVTARRDGDHWVLDGAQTGVPWAHTCDHIAVPAHTIDGRTVLALVPRTHPGTNLADQTSTNGERFAEVHLQAVRIDAHAVIDADGAWESLRNLLTTGTCALALGLGTAVLAMTSQYTAQREQFGFPIATFQAVAVQAADRYIDLRAMEATLWQAAWRISTGAQGALPAAGDVSVAKIWAGEGVRRVVQTAQHLHGGFGADTDYPLHRYHAWAKQLELSLGPAAAHEEALGDLIAAHPPGQGA